One stretch of Nicotiana tabacum cultivar K326 chromosome 18, ASM71507v2, whole genome shotgun sequence DNA includes these proteins:
- the LOC107801705 gene encoding LOB domain-containing protein 1: protein MEYSSDTKATVISTSPSSSRSVSPPSSSSSSPNSPPPPPMVVVSPCAACKILRRRCAEKCVLAPYFPPNNPIKFTTAHRVFGASNIIKFLQELPESQRADAVSSMVYEANARLRDPVYGCAGAICQLQKQVNELQAQLAKAQAEVVNMQCQQANLMALICMDMDQSSPQASPQQQSNLESFTNNIPHSFQNNMSFLDDNNNFGSVWEPLMWT from the exons atggaGTACTCCAGTGATACAAAGGCGACAGTCATAAGTACTTCACCATCATCTTCTCGCTCCGTTTCGCCGCCgtcgtcgtcttcttcttctcctaACTCTCCACCACCACCGCCGATGGTGGTGGTCAGCCCTTGCGCCGCCTGTAAAATATTACGGCGGAGATGTGCAGAGAAATGTGTGTTGGCACCTTATTTTCCTCCCAATAATCCTATCAAGTTCACTACTGCTCATCGTGTCTTTGGTGCTAGTAACATTATCAAGTTCTTGCAG GAATTGCCTGAATCTCAAAGAGCAGATGCTGTAAGCAGCATGGTGTATGAAGCTAATGCTAGACTGAGAGATCCAGTCTATGGTTGTGCAGGAGCAATTTGTCAACTTCAAAAGCAAGTGAATGAGCTACAAGCACAATTAGCAAAGGCACAAGCTGAGGTTGTCAACATGCAATGTCAACAAGCTAATCTCATGGCCCTAATTTGCATGGATATGGATCAATCTTCTCCACAAGCATCACCACAACAACAATCTAATTTGGAAAGTTTCACTAATAATATCCCACATAGCTTTCAGAACAACATGAGTTTCCTAGATGATAACAATAACTTTGGATCAGTGTGGGAGCCCCTCATGTGGACATGA